One window of the Streptomyces sp. NBC_00259 genome contains the following:
- the arfA gene encoding arabinosylfuranosidase ArfA, with the protein MTRTARFTLDPAFTVGDVSPRLFGSFVEHLGRCVYTGIFEPGHPAADESGLRTDVLELIRELGVTAVRYPGGNFVSGYKWEDGVGPAEQRPRRLDLAWRSTETNRFGLSEYIGFVKKIGPQAEPMLAVNLGTRGVAEALELQEYANHPAGTELADRRVAHGDKDPFGIRLWCLGNEMDGPWQTGHKTAHEYGRLAAETARAMRQIDPSVELVACGSSNQSMPTFAAWEATVLQEAYEAVDYISLHAYYEETEGDRDSFLASAVDMESFIENVVATCDHVGARLKSPKRINLSFDEWNVWYMSRFQEESEANPLEWPEAPRLLEDNYSVTDAVVFGSLLIALLRHADRVTVACLAQLVNVIAPIMTEPGGAAWRQTTFFPFAQASRYGRGQVLDVRVESPTYDTAKYGTIALLHATAVRDPQSGAVTVFAVNRSQTKALPLEVSLHGLDVTELVEHSALSDADPEARNTLDEPDRVTPHPAEGTSLRAGVLEAVLEPMSWNVIRLA; encoded by the coding sequence ATGACCCGCACCGCGCGCTTCACCCTTGACCCCGCATTCACCGTCGGCGACGTCAGCCCCCGCCTCTTCGGCTCTTTCGTCGAACACCTCGGCCGCTGCGTCTACACCGGCATCTTCGAGCCGGGGCATCCGGCCGCGGACGAGTCCGGGCTGCGGACGGACGTCCTGGAGCTGATCCGCGAACTCGGCGTCACAGCCGTCCGCTATCCCGGCGGCAACTTCGTCTCCGGGTACAAGTGGGAGGACGGCGTCGGCCCGGCCGAGCAGCGACCGCGCCGACTCGATCTCGCCTGGCGCTCCACCGAGACGAATCGTTTCGGGCTCAGCGAGTACATCGGCTTCGTGAAGAAGATCGGCCCCCAGGCCGAGCCCATGTTGGCCGTCAACCTGGGCACACGCGGCGTCGCCGAGGCGCTGGAGCTCCAGGAGTACGCCAACCACCCGGCCGGTACCGAACTCGCCGACCGCCGCGTCGCCCATGGGGACAAGGATCCGTTCGGCATCCGGCTGTGGTGCCTGGGGAACGAGATGGACGGGCCGTGGCAGACCGGACACAAGACCGCCCACGAGTACGGACGGCTGGCCGCCGAGACCGCCCGTGCGATGCGGCAGATCGACCCGTCGGTCGAACTCGTCGCCTGTGGCAGCTCCAACCAGTCGATGCCCACCTTCGCCGCCTGGGAGGCGACGGTCCTTCAGGAGGCCTACGAAGCCGTCGACTACATCTCCCTGCATGCCTATTACGAGGAGACCGAAGGCGACCGTGACTCCTTCCTGGCCTCGGCCGTGGACATGGAGTCCTTCATCGAGAACGTCGTCGCCACCTGTGACCACGTGGGCGCGCGACTCAAGTCGCCGAAGAGGATCAACCTCTCCTTCGACGAGTGGAACGTCTGGTACATGAGCCGTTTCCAGGAGGAGTCAGAGGCAAACCCCCTGGAGTGGCCCGAGGCCCCGCGTCTGTTGGAGGACAACTACTCCGTCACCGATGCCGTCGTGTTCGGCTCGCTGCTCATCGCGCTGCTGCGGCACGCCGACCGGGTGACCGTCGCCTGCCTCGCCCAGCTGGTCAACGTCATCGCCCCGATCATGACCGAGCCGGGCGGCGCGGCCTGGCGGCAGACCACGTTCTTCCCGTTCGCACAGGCGTCCCGGTACGGTCGCGGCCAGGTCCTCGACGTACGTGTCGAATCGCCCACGTACGACACGGCGAAGTACGGCACGATCGCCCTGCTGCACGCCACGGCGGTCCGCGACCCGCAGTCGGGCGCGGTCACCGTCTTCGCCGTCAACCGCAGCCAGACAAAGGCCCTGCCGCTCGAAGTCTCCCTGCACGGCCTGGACGTGACGGAGCTCGTCGAACACAGCGCACTGTCCGATGCCGATCCGGAGGCTCGCAACACCCTGGACGAACCGGACCGCGTCACGCCGCACCCGGCCGAGGGAACCTCGCTGCGGGCCGGCGTCCTCGAAGCCGTCCTGGAGCCGATGTCCTGGAACGTGATCCGGCTGGCCTGA
- a CDS encoding carbohydrate ABC transporter permease, protein MSLNTQLIRSLKAPARPVWEEQPSKTGLTAKGGLLALCCLGVLGPLWIVIVTSLSPKPVIDRVGGLVVIPQGITFVNYTELLSGGQVSRAITVSVGVTLFGTLFSMTVSVLAAYGLSRPGSMGHRFLLMTMMATMFFGAGLIPTYLLVQSLGLTDTYLSLILPSAVSVFNILVLRAFFMGISPELTESARIDGAGDLRILLTIIMPLSRAVLAVISLFYAVGYWSAWFNASIYLTDQQMMPLQNVLIQLVQKNTEAPTGLQQAVRTGQLSALGLQMAVVVLALIPVAFASPFVQRHFKKGMLTGAVKG, encoded by the coding sequence GTGAGCCTCAACACGCAGCTCATCCGCAGCCTCAAGGCTCCCGCCCGCCCCGTGTGGGAGGAGCAGCCCAGCAAGACCGGACTCACCGCGAAAGGCGGCCTCCTCGCGCTCTGCTGCCTGGGGGTGCTCGGTCCGCTGTGGATCGTGATCGTCACCAGCCTCTCTCCTAAACCCGTGATCGACCGGGTCGGCGGCCTCGTCGTGATCCCCCAGGGCATCACCTTCGTCAACTACACGGAGCTGCTCAGCGGCGGCCAGGTCAGCCGGGCGATCACGGTCTCGGTCGGCGTCACGCTCTTCGGCACACTGTTCTCGATGACGGTGTCGGTGCTCGCGGCCTACGGCCTGTCCCGGCCGGGCAGTATGGGCCACCGGTTCCTGCTGATGACCATGATGGCGACCATGTTCTTCGGGGCCGGCCTCATCCCGACGTACCTTCTGGTGCAGTCGCTGGGCCTCACCGACACCTATCTGTCCCTGATCCTGCCCAGCGCGGTCAGCGTCTTCAACATCCTCGTCCTGCGGGCCTTCTTCATGGGGATCTCCCCCGAACTCACCGAGTCCGCCCGCATCGACGGGGCCGGCGACCTGCGCATCCTGCTGACTATCATCATGCCGCTGTCGCGGGCGGTGCTGGCCGTCATCTCCCTGTTCTACGCGGTCGGGTACTGGAGCGCCTGGTTCAACGCCTCGATCTACCTCACCGACCAGCAGATGATGCCGCTGCAGAACGTGCTCATCCAACTGGTCCAGAAGAACACCGAGGCGCCGACCGGCCTCCAGCAGGCGGTCCGCACCGGTCAACTCTCCGCTCTGGGGCTGCAGATGGCTGTCGTGGTCCTTGCCCTGATCCCCGTCGCGTTCGCATCCCCCTTCGTCCAGCGGCACTTCAAGAAGGGCATGCTCACGGGGGCCGTCAAGGGCTGA
- a CDS encoding helix-turn-helix domain-containing protein, giving the protein MPITVDIDVMLARRKMSVGELADRVGITPANLAVLKNGRAKAVRFATLAALCEVLECQPGDLLRWEAEDPADG; this is encoded by the coding sequence ATGCCGATCACCGTCGACATCGACGTGATGCTGGCCAGGCGCAAGATGTCCGTGGGCGAACTCGCGGACCGCGTCGGGATCACGCCCGCCAACCTGGCGGTACTCAAGAACGGCCGCGCCAAGGCGGTACGCTTCGCCACGCTCGCTGCACTCTGCGAGGTGCTCGAGTGCCAGCCGGGCGACCTGCTGCGCTGGGAGGCCGAGGACCCCGCCGACGGATGA
- a CDS encoding glycoside hydrolase family 3 protein, which translates to MTALPPTFRDPHLPFDERVDDLLARLTLDERIAMLHQFAPAVERLDVAAFRTGQEALHGVAWMGPATVFPQAVGLGATWNDDLVRRVGEAVSTEARAMRARDDRVGLNVWSPTVNLLRHPLWGRGEEGYSEDPKLTSAIATAYTRGLRGDHPTYWRTAPVLKHWLAHNNETDRDTSSSSVRPRVLHEYDLRAFRETVEAGAVAGVMPAYNLVNGRPNHVSPYLREHLRAWTERELLVCSDAGAPSNLVDSEHYFDTHEEATAAALAAGVDSFTDHGTDSSTIVARVRGALERGLLSAADIDTAVRRQLSVRFSLGEFDPGLDPYAGTKDFDTPAHRALAQEAAEQAVVLLKNDGLLPLPTGTRVAVVGLLADECKLDWYSGTLLHRSTPLQGLCERFGADRVTFAEGVDRVRLRTSSGTYLAVPEAAGTADEVRGAEGSLDPALLAGRTDLPPLTADATGSELALIDWGDGVLTLRAGGGYLSVAEDGFVRASADQPGGWIVQETFRLESHDTHERGHLLKHIGTGRYVSVAADGVKVAAEDPADAEVFDVIVTERGEEAVSRAAGAADVVIVVAGNDPHINGRETEDRTTLRLPAHQERLLRAARAANPRTALTLVSAYPYAVGHEDLPALLWTAHGGQAAGTALARVLAGDVSPAGRLPQTWYASDDDLPDLLDYDVIGGRQTYLYFEGTPLFPFGHGLSYTSFAYENLAVRRDGELLRISFTVTNTGDVPADEVAQLYTRAVDPAIPRPRRQLAAYRRVHLTPGASAELSFELPVAGLGFWDVAHGRWWVEPGPYELLAGASSADIRLRETLRIDGPAAGPRPVVERGLEAADYDDHLTTTIVDRSRTSGDAVTPADGEAGELVFRRCDFGDGVTGVSLEAAGAGTVELSLPGGPVLASLDVKATGGPYEYTTVRAEFAATGVRDLRIGLRGPLRLAHIGFSG; encoded by the coding sequence GTGACCGCACTTCCGCCGACCTTCCGCGATCCGCATCTGCCGTTCGACGAGCGCGTGGACGATCTGCTGGCTCGGCTCACACTCGACGAGCGGATCGCGATGCTGCACCAGTTCGCCCCCGCCGTGGAGCGGCTGGACGTCGCCGCGTTCCGCACCGGGCAGGAGGCGTTGCACGGCGTGGCCTGGATGGGTCCGGCGACCGTGTTCCCGCAGGCGGTGGGGTTGGGCGCGACCTGGAACGACGACCTCGTACGCAGGGTCGGCGAGGCGGTGTCCACCGAGGCGCGCGCCATGCGCGCCCGTGATGACCGGGTCGGCCTCAACGTCTGGTCCCCCACGGTGAACCTGCTGCGCCATCCCCTGTGGGGCCGGGGCGAGGAGGGCTACTCCGAGGACCCGAAGCTGACTTCGGCCATCGCGACCGCCTACACCCGCGGCCTGCGCGGCGATCACCCCACGTACTGGCGCACCGCCCCCGTCCTCAAGCACTGGCTCGCCCACAACAACGAGACGGACCGCGACACTTCGTCCTCCTCGGTCCGCCCGCGCGTGCTGCACGAGTACGACCTGCGCGCCTTCCGCGAGACGGTCGAGGCAGGCGCGGTCGCCGGGGTGATGCCCGCGTACAACCTGGTCAACGGCCGCCCCAACCACGTATCGCCGTACCTGCGTGAGCATCTGCGCGCCTGGACGGAACGCGAGCTGCTGGTCTGTTCGGACGCGGGCGCGCCGTCCAACCTGGTCGACTCCGAGCACTACTTCGACACGCATGAAGAGGCGACCGCGGCGGCGCTGGCGGCCGGAGTGGACAGCTTCACCGACCACGGCACGGACAGTTCGACGATCGTGGCGCGGGTGCGTGGCGCGCTGGAGCGCGGACTGCTGTCCGCGGCCGACATCGACACGGCGGTACGCCGCCAGCTGTCGGTCCGTTTCTCGCTCGGCGAGTTCGACCCGGGGCTCGACCCGTACGCCGGCACCAAGGACTTCGACACCCCGGCCCACCGCGCCCTCGCCCAGGAGGCCGCCGAGCAGGCAGTCGTCCTGCTCAAGAACGACGGCCTGCTGCCCCTGCCCACCGGCACCCGGGTCGCCGTGGTCGGCCTGCTCGCCGACGAGTGCAAACTCGACTGGTACAGCGGCACGCTGCTGCACCGCTCGACCCCTCTGCAGGGGCTGTGCGAGCGGTTCGGTGCCGACCGCGTGACCTTCGCGGAAGGCGTGGACCGCGTACGCCTGAGGACCTCGTCCGGTACGTACCTGGCGGTCCCCGAGGCCGCAGGGACGGCCGACGAGGTGCGCGGTGCGGAGGGCTCCCTGGACCCGGCGCTGCTCGCGGGTCGCACGGACCTGCCGCCGCTGACCGCCGACGCCACCGGGAGCGAACTCGCGCTGATCGACTGGGGCGACGGCGTGCTCACGCTGCGCGCCGGCGGCGGCTATCTCTCGGTCGCCGAGGACGGTTTCGTGCGCGCCTCCGCCGACCAGCCCGGCGGCTGGATCGTCCAGGAGACGTTCCGCCTCGAATCGCACGACACTCACGAGAGGGGCCACCTCCTCAAGCACATCGGCACGGGCCGGTACGTCTCTGTCGCCGCCGACGGCGTGAAGGTCGCCGCGGAAGACCCCGCGGACGCGGAAGTCTTCGACGTGATTGTCACCGAGCGCGGAGAGGAAGCGGTGAGCCGCGCGGCGGGCGCGGCGGACGTGGTGATCGTGGTCGCGGGCAACGACCCGCACATCAACGGCCGCGAGACCGAGGACCGCACGACCCTGCGCCTCCCCGCCCATCAGGAGCGCCTTCTGCGCGCCGCCCGCGCCGCGAACCCGCGCACAGCGCTCACCCTCGTCTCCGCCTACCCGTACGCCGTCGGTCACGAGGACCTCCCGGCCCTGCTGTGGACCGCGCACGGCGGCCAGGCGGCGGGCACGGCACTCGCCCGCGTGCTGGCCGGCGACGTCTCCCCGGCCGGTCGGCTGCCGCAGACCTGGTACGCCTCGGACGACGACCTGCCGGACCTCCTGGACTACGACGTGATCGGCGGCCGCCAGACGTATCTGTACTTCGAGGGCACCCCGCTCTTCCCCTTCGGCCACGGCCTGTCGTATACGTCCTTCGCGTACGAGAACCTTGCGGTTCGGCGCGACGGAGAACTGCTCCGCATCTCCTTCACCGTCACCAACACGGGTGACGTCCCCGCCGACGAGGTCGCCCAGCTCTACACCCGGGCCGTCGATCCCGCGATCCCCCGCCCGCGCCGCCAACTGGCCGCGTACCGCCGCGTCCACCTGACACCCGGCGCCTCGGCGGAACTGAGCTTCGAACTCCCCGTCGCGGGACTCGGGTTCTGGGATGTCGCCCACGGCCGCTGGTGGGTCGAGCCGGGCCCGTACGAACTGCTGGCGGGGGCGTCCAGCGCGGACATCCGGCTGCGCGAGACCCTCCGGATCGACGGCCCCGCGGCGGGCCCGCGCCCCGTCGTCGAGCGCGGGCTGGAGGCCGCCGACTACGACGACCACCTCACCACCACCATCGTCGACCGCAGCAGGACGTCGGGCGACGCGGTGACACCGGCGGACGGCGAGGCTGGCGAACTGGTCTTCCGCCGCTGCGACTTCGGCGACGGCGTCACGGGCGTGTCCCTCGAGGCGGCCGGCGCGGGCACGGTCGAGCTCTCCCTGCCCGGGGGACCGGTCCTCGCCTCGCTCGACGTCAAGGCGACCGGCGGCCCGTACGAGTACACCACCGTCCGCGCCGAGTTCGCGGCCACCGGCGTGCGGGACCTGCGGATCGGGCTGCGCGGCCCCTTGCGGCTCGCGCACATCGGCTTCTCCGGCTGA
- a CDS encoding extracellular solute-binding protein, with protein MTPNAASASSAPSRRTFLASTAVAATAVAGGMPLLTACVGSDSGSREGTTSGKAADKLLPTYVASTVAKPDLPSKNGSAAGYTGKVDLSALSTSVPDKLGTGAALKVMSPFWGSPPKPGCAYYTALDAVAGTKITWQNQNGNTYGEKLGAVLASSSIPDMVVVPNWELVGKVSNAVTAKFMDLGPYLAGDKVKKYPNLAAIPSDAWRMGIFGGALRGIPMPSATANFIVPYYRKDIFDKKGYSVPKSADEFLSWAKEATSAKAKVYACGDMSWVSASIFGVRPSGTLGWNIGADGKLTYRIEQPEYLEALEWTRKLFDAGVVHPDDKARSGDAGQRFTAGQILVFNNDISHWYGKTAEQAQSNPDFEIDGMDIFGADGGDPTPYASQPATIWSMIRKGASKTTVENALAAANFSAAPYGTKERMLVDYGVEGTHYTVKDGVPVKTDQGNIEVINAWVMLAAPAAYYAHPDFPDIARKQVEWQQRTGAFMKKTSTYGMNIVEPTRYANLSSQFEQLEIDYVRGNKKLSDVQAAISTWKSSGGDKLRDWYKQLLDKNGSGN; from the coding sequence ATGACGCCGAACGCCGCTTCCGCCTCCTCCGCCCCGAGCCGGAGAACCTTCCTCGCCTCCACGGCGGTCGCTGCGACGGCCGTGGCCGGCGGTATGCCGCTGCTGACCGCCTGCGTCGGTTCGGACAGCGGGTCGCGCGAGGGGACCACGTCGGGCAAGGCCGCGGACAAGCTGCTCCCGACGTACGTCGCCAGCACGGTCGCCAAGCCGGACCTTCCGTCGAAGAACGGTTCGGCGGCCGGATACACCGGCAAGGTCGACCTCTCGGCCCTCTCCACCTCGGTCCCGGACAAGCTCGGCACCGGCGCCGCCCTCAAGGTCATGTCCCCGTTCTGGGGTTCCCCGCCGAAGCCCGGATGCGCCTACTACACGGCACTCGACGCCGTGGCGGGCACCAAGATCACCTGGCAGAACCAGAACGGCAACACCTACGGCGAGAAGCTAGGCGCCGTCCTCGCCTCCAGCTCCATACCCGACATGGTGGTCGTGCCGAACTGGGAACTGGTCGGCAAGGTCTCGAACGCGGTCACCGCGAAGTTCATGGACCTCGGCCCCTACCTGGCCGGCGACAAGGTGAAGAAGTACCCGAACCTGGCCGCGATCCCCTCCGACGCCTGGCGCATGGGCATCTTCGGCGGCGCGCTGCGCGGCATACCGATGCCCTCCGCCACCGCGAACTTCATCGTGCCCTACTACCGCAAGGACATCTTCGACAAGAAAGGCTACTCCGTACCCAAGTCAGCGGACGAGTTCCTCAGCTGGGCCAAGGAGGCCACCAGCGCCAAGGCCAAGGTGTACGCCTGCGGCGACATGTCCTGGGTCTCCGCCAGCATCTTCGGCGTCCGCCCTTCCGGGACGCTCGGCTGGAACATCGGGGCCGACGGCAAGCTGACGTACCGCATCGAGCAGCCCGAGTACCTCGAGGCCCTGGAGTGGACCCGCAAGCTGTTCGACGCGGGCGTGGTCCATCCCGACGACAAGGCGCGCTCGGGCGACGCGGGCCAGCGGTTCACCGCCGGGCAAATCCTGGTCTTCAACAACGACATCTCCCACTGGTACGGCAAGACCGCCGAACAGGCCCAGTCCAACCCGGACTTCGAGATCGACGGTATGGACATCTTCGGCGCCGACGGCGGCGACCCGACCCCGTACGCCTCCCAGCCCGCCACCATCTGGTCGATGATCCGCAAGGGCGCCTCGAAGACGACCGTGGAGAACGCGCTGGCCGCCGCCAACTTCTCGGCCGCGCCCTACGGCACCAAGGAGCGGATGCTCGTCGACTACGGCGTCGAGGGCACCCACTACACGGTCAAGGACGGCGTCCCGGTCAAGACCGACCAGGGCAACATCGAGGTGATCAACGCCTGGGTGATGCTGGCCGCGCCGGCTGCCTACTACGCCCACCCCGACTTCCCCGACATCGCCCGCAAGCAGGTCGAGTGGCAGCAGCGGACGGGTGCTTTCATGAAGAAGACGTCGACGTACGGCATGAACATCGTCGAGCCGACTCGCTACGCCAACCTCTCCAGTCAGTTCGAGCAGCTGGAGATCGACTACGTGCGCGGCAACAAGAAGCTGTCCGACGTACAGGCGGCCATCTCCACCTGGAAGTCCTCCGGCGGCGACAAGTTGCGTGACTGGTACAAGCAGCTTCTCGACAAGAACGGCAGCGGCAACTGA
- a CDS encoding DUF2975 domain-containing protein: MGKLTVGALRAVLAVVLAGTVFVQAGMVWALVSGSDPEDGSLPLTRLRVIVVLGMASAQVALVCVWRLVTMVRHGTVFSHAAFRYVDVVIGAIVAAALLWFTVTAINAPGQRDDPGVTVIMGGVGVAILGVALIVLVLRMLLAQAVARDVEAAQMRAELDEVI, encoded by the coding sequence ATGGGAAAGCTGACAGTGGGTGCGCTGCGCGCCGTGCTCGCGGTGGTGCTGGCCGGCACCGTGTTCGTACAGGCAGGGATGGTGTGGGCGTTGGTCAGTGGGAGTGACCCGGAGGATGGGTCGCTCCCACTGACCCGACTGCGCGTGATCGTGGTCCTCGGCATGGCGTCGGCCCAGGTCGCCCTGGTCTGCGTGTGGCGGTTGGTGACAATGGTGCGACACGGCACCGTGTTCTCCCATGCCGCCTTCCGGTACGTGGATGTCGTGATCGGCGCGATCGTGGCGGCTGCCCTCTTGTGGTTCACGGTCACGGCCATCAATGCACCGGGCCAGCGTGACGACCCGGGCGTCACCGTCATCATGGGCGGGGTCGGCGTGGCCATCCTGGGGGTCGCGCTGATCGTGCTCGTGCTGCGGATGCTGCTTGCCCAGGCCGTCGCGCGCGATGTCGAAGCGGCGCAGATGCGGGCCGAGTTGGACGAGGTGATCTGA
- a CDS encoding ABC transporter permease codes for MSLTAGSRPDGTRSPAAVEEPLAAVATAAVKERVPRRAGKADKAGKVSYRIRLRRDRTLILMTLPVLVLLLLFNYVPLLGNVVAFQDYDPYVSSNGVTAIFHSPWVGVEQFSRMVDDPLFWSAAKNTIVLFLLQLVLFFPIPIALALLINSVIRPRVRAVAQAIMYLPHFFSWVLVVTVFQQVFGGAGIIAQTLEDHGWSGFDLMTDASLFKYLVTAQAVWKDAGWGIIVFLAALAAVSTDLYEAAAMDGAGRRRRMWHVTLPALRPVIALLLVLRVGDALSVGFEQFLLQRDAVGVGASEVLDTYVWNMGIQNGDFSYAAAVGLVKGVIGVCLVVGANKFAHLLGEQGVYQK; via the coding sequence ATGTCTCTCACGGCCGGGAGCAGGCCCGATGGGACTCGTTCCCCCGCGGCCGTCGAGGAACCGTTGGCCGCGGTCGCCACAGCCGCGGTGAAGGAGCGGGTGCCGCGCAGGGCGGGCAAGGCGGACAAGGCGGGCAAGGTTTCCTACCGGATCCGGCTGCGCCGCGACCGCACGCTCATCCTGATGACATTGCCCGTCCTCGTCCTGCTCCTGCTCTTCAACTACGTCCCGCTGCTCGGCAACGTCGTCGCCTTCCAGGACTACGACCCGTACGTCTCCAGCAACGGTGTCACGGCGATCTTCCACAGCCCCTGGGTCGGGGTGGAGCAGTTCTCGCGGATGGTCGACGACCCGCTGTTCTGGAGCGCGGCGAAGAACACCATCGTGCTGTTCCTGCTCCAACTGGTGCTGTTCTTCCCGATCCCCATCGCCCTCGCGCTGCTCATCAACAGCGTGATCCGGCCCCGGGTCCGGGCCGTGGCGCAGGCGATCATGTATCTGCCGCACTTCTTCTCGTGGGTCCTCGTGGTCACCGTGTTCCAGCAGGTCTTCGGCGGCGCGGGCATCATCGCGCAGACCCTCGAGGACCATGGGTGGAGCGGCTTCGACCTGATGACCGACGCGAGCCTCTTCAAGTACCTGGTCACCGCGCAGGCCGTATGGAAGGACGCCGGCTGGGGGATCATCGTCTTCCTCGCCGCGCTGGCCGCGGTGAGCACCGATCTGTACGAGGCCGCCGCCATGGACGGTGCGGGGCGCCGGCGGCGCATGTGGCACGTGACGCTGCCCGCGCTACGTCCGGTGATCGCGCTGCTGCTGGTCCTGCGGGTGGGCGACGCGCTGAGCGTCGGATTCGAGCAGTTCCTGCTCCAGCGGGACGCGGTCGGCGTGGGGGCCAGCGAGGTCCTCGACACGTACGTGTGGAACATGGGTATCCAGAACGGCGACTTCAGCTACGCGGCCGCGGTCGGCCTCGTCAAGGGAGTCATCGGAGTGTGCCTCGTCGTGGGCGCGAACAAGTTCGCGCACCTGCTCGGCGAGCAGGGGGTGTATCAGAAGTGA